Within Topomyia yanbarensis strain Yona2022 chromosome 2, ASM3024719v1, whole genome shotgun sequence, the genomic segment CAATGTGACCTTACTAacaaacctgtaactccggaaccacgAGTGAGAACCGTATGATTGTCATTGAGATTACtgtttctttcatttaaaatcaagcaagtaaaaatcggtcaagaactcgctggggaataggtgtgatatcagctttggaacttggcgagttccccagGGCCATCATGTGCCTTCATATATGTATTACattatttggacatcatggtcgtaccagtttatatgggaattttcgtgtgaccgcactcttcagcccgtaactccggaaccggaagtaggatcaactaaaaatttaatagcagcttatgggagcattatacctATGTAAAACGttgcagccatctctgagaaaattgagtgagttTAAATaacacacaaatacacacacagatatttcccgatctcgacgaactgaatcgaatggaatatgacactcgTCTCTCCGGGCCACGGTTTAAgaatcgatttttacagtgattgcattgcctttctttatatgagaaagacttaaactttgtcgaagacactggaacTCTAAATCATGTACTTTTCATGTAACAaggattttaccaaaaaaataggGCGTTTCTTAAAAATGGGtttctttatataacttttgcagttttgatttttcattaagatcactttcagatactttcagatatttttaaggagaacaatttgtctcaaTATATCGAACCTCTAGGCAGAACCTTTCGTTAGAAAGTTCTatgtactttttactaaaaataaactattttttgagtaaataataccagatataaaaaaatatatttgccattttttggtgatctatactacaaatcatgctatttcatatgacagcaacggtatttaatgttaaatgcCCAAGTCGAAGATagttctatttgaaaaagttctatttttgatataaaagttcttgtaactttgaaacaaaaaaagtttgatagtttgtttttaaagcaaattatgcgccctaaaacaattttcaagttgtccaaaggatACTTTAGTGTCAAACAAAAACGGATAACAGATAGCTAATAGTGGACAACCGATTACGGATAGCGAATATCGGATTgctgatagcggatagtggatagtgaatagcggatagcgataacggatagcaatagcggatggcggatagcggataacCGATAGCGGacagcgaatagcggatagctgatagTGGATGGCTGATAGTGGATAGTCGATAGCTGATAGCGAATAACAGTTACCtggtagtggatagcggataacgATAACGGGTAGCGGATTGCAAATAGCAAATAGTgggtagtggatagcggatagcaaaTAGCGAATTGCGGATAGCGATAGGAaaagcgatagcggatagcgatagatGATAGCGGATTGCGGATAATGGATAGCGGATACCGATAGCGGATagcaatagcggatagcgatagcggataacgATAATGGGTGACGCGTAGCGAATATCGAATAACGGAttgcggatagtggatagcggatagcgggtagtaGATAGCGGACAGCAAGTAGCGATaatggatagcggatagcgatagtgAATAGCGATAGCGAAAGTGGATAGCGCTAACGTATAGTGGCTAACGGATAGCGGATATCAGATAGCGGTTGGCGATAGCTATAACGGGTAGTGATAGCGGATATCGATAGCGGTTAGCAGATAGCACATAGAGAATAGCGATAACGATAGCTATaatggatagcggatagcagatagcggatagtggatagcgataGCGTTAATGACAGTGATGGTGATAGTGATTgctatagcggatagcggaaagctgatagcgatagcggatagctatAACGGATAGCGGTAACGGATAACCGATaacggatagtggatagcgataGTTGTtggcggatagcgaatagcgataACGGATAGCGATAACTGATAACGGATAACGGAGAGTAGATAGTGGATAGCGATAGCGTTAATGACAGTGATGGTGATAGTAATTACTATAGTGGATAGCGGAAAGCTGATACCGATAGCGGATAGCTATAACGGATAGCGGTAACGGGTAACCGATAACGGACAGCGGATAGCAAATAGCGGATAGTGAATAGCGATAGCAATAACGACTAGCGGATAACGGAGAGCGgaatagcggatagcagataaCGGATTTTGGATAGTGGATTTGATCTTATCCTTACAGCTGATAGCGAATActtagtttattagtttgttggcacttctgtttgagatacctaatgtgacatcgaACCAGACCCAAgaaatttgaaagtttttttttttgttggagacggacCACTGCGACCAATATTTGAAAGTTAAAACCTGAGCAAAAGTTTGAGCCATTAATTAAAGCTGTAGTTGTACTGGTTCACGCTtgcttgaaaatacgactaactcagttttctccgtggagtccaaagtatcttgcaatggtcttTGCAAATCGACGGCTTTGAggcctgtaatagagaccacgccgtcacctgcaagctgccttagcatgcaggaattgacaagacattcatcaatgtcattcacgtaaaagttataaaGAAGGAGTGTTGGGGTAGGATTTCTGTTTGGGACGGGATTACCTTCTTATTTTTGCAGATCTCGTTTTCGGGAACAGCGAATCCTCGGCGGGACGGGAGCATTCAACTTTCTTCTGCCTTTAGCAGCCTTTTTATTTCAGCAACAGCGGATCATCGACAGTGGCAATCACTGAGTAAGTAACCTTTCTTCTTTCAGGAACAGCGGTCAATGACGGAACGGGAGTAACCAACTTTCTTCGTTTAGCAGCGCTTCTTTTCAGGAACAACCGATCATCAACGGGAGCAGCAAACGGGCAAGTAAAATTACGGTCTTCCAGAGTGGAGCACTGGCACGGGTAAGTATGCGTTATGGGGGGATAAATATCACTACAAATTTATCTTTAGGGATTTTTGCACTTATTTCGATTCGGTACGTTAACTGCCACTTGACTGAATGTCTCAAAATTAGTTTATTACGTACGGGTTCCAAACTAAACTTGCAAGAATCGGTACAAAACGTTGTGATGTTCGTCTAGCGGGTTTATTAAATTTGAACTGTAAAAATGTACTGGCCTGGGATTCTTCTTCCCACTACTATTTATGCACTTATTACTCGGAAACAGTCGAAATATAATAATTTTACTTAGCAAGAAAGCGAACTATTTCCGTAATGTAAACAATGACGCTTGTTACAGTGTTTACAATGGTATTTGGACCGACAGGCACGAGCGAAATGATCGCTACGAAAACAGTTACTGCAAAGACCTTTATCAGCTACGATCTTCAAACGTCCTTTAACATCGAATCCATTGAATACAGAACAATCCAAAATTGAATGCTTCTCTTTCTCACAAGCAGGGCATAACGGGAACGGTTTTTGCAAAGCTTCGGTCATGGCATTTGAATTCACACGAGTTTGAAACGGCTTCTTGTTTCCGGAACTGTGGCTAGCAGATTTTTGATGGGCATGTTGCGGGCGGTTAATGAGAATAGTTTCCAGCACACGGGTCCTTTTCTGGAGGAATTCTATCATCTTGGTGTATGTGGGTTGTTCATCTGACGAGACTGATTCTTCCCAAGCATGCAGTGAAGCATCGTCCAACTTGTCTTCCAGTAGCTCCATCAAAATACAACTGAAATGTTCGACGGGTTCACCTAGTTTCTGTAATACCTTTGTATGACGCTGGAAATCATCCACTATCTTATGCAGAGCATCGACGGAATTGTTGGGGATTTTCGGGTATTTCAGCAGCGCGCGAATATGTTTCTTCCGAAGAATAGACCTATTGGAGTAGCGTTTGACGAGCGTGTCCCAAGCTACGGAATAATTAGCAGCAGTAATTGTAATCGACTGGATCAAGTTTGCAGCTTCTCCCTTCAGTGCTGCACGAAGATAATGAAATTTCTGCACGCAGGAAATCTCTGTCGATGAATGTATCATGGAGACGAAAGTGTCGTGAAACGTCAGCCAATTGTTGAAATCTCCATCAAACTCTGGCAGCGTGATAGTCGGTAGTTTCACATTAGCCAAACCAGATGAGCCGGGATGGATTTCAGCAGTCGATGTTTGAGCAATCGGAACGGGAACGGGTTGTGGCATCTTCGACAGTAAACCAGCTTTGATATGAAAGTACTGCTCTTCTACGGCTGCTCTGCATTCCAAGTTAGCGGTCACAAACTTTTCACTATCGTCGAATTCTTCATACTCCGATTGAATCATCTCGAAGGTTTCAGTCAGCTTGTCCAAACGTTCGAGACGAAGGGGGACTTCGCGTTGATGCTGAACAGgatcaaaattttccaaaaactcGTTCATCCTCTTCAATGCTTCCACGACATTTCTCCGTTTCAACTCCTTTGCCTTCATTTTCCTCTCACTAGGCATTTTTGCTGCTTGCATCTCGGGAACAAATAATACACGTGCGACTGGAATCAAAAAAGACCCAGGAAGTACCGCAAAAAGGGGTTTAACGTTATTGGAATGGTACTCACCTGGTACCTCTTCCAAAAGAGGCCttgtatttttatatatttcagCAGCACAGGATCAGCGATTGAAATTATCGTCTAAGCAAAAGCAGCAACGATGTTCAGCCAGGGGTTGATAACGTGGTTTGAGGTTATGTCAACTCAATCTGCCTTTTGATTAACGCGTGACGGGACGGGCGGTGAAgaaatcctggtcacggcaccaaaaTGTTGGGGTAGGATTTCTGTTTGGGACGGGATTACCTTCTTATTTTTGCAGATCTCGTTTTCCGGAACAGCGAATCCTCGGCGGGACGGGAGCATTCAACTTTCTTCTGCCTTTAGCAGCCTTTTTATTTCAGCAACAGCGGATCATCGACAGTGGCAATCACTGAGTAAGTAACCTTTCTTCTTTCAGGAACAGCGGTCAATGACGGAACGGGAGTAACCAACTTTCTTCGTTTAGCAGCGCTTCTTTTCAGGAACAACCGATCATCAACGGGAGCAGCAAACGGGCAAGTAAAATTACGGTCTTCCAGAGTGGAGCACTGGCACGGGTAAGTATGCGTTATGGGGGGATAAATATCACTACAAATTTATCTTTAGGGATTTCTGCACTTATTTCGATTCGGTACGTTAACTGCCACTTGACTGAATGTCTCAAAATTAGTTTATTACGTACGGGTTCCAAACTAAACTTGCAAGAATCGGTACAAAACGTTGTGATGTTCGTCTAGCGGGTTTATTAAATTTGAACTGTAAAAATGTACTGGCCTGGGATTCTTCTTCCCACTACTATTTATGCACTTATTACTCGGAAACAGTCGAAATATAATAATTTTACTTAGCAAGAAAGCGAACTATTTCCGTAATGTAAACAAAGCAGCATAAATCATGCTGCCCAAGATTTATATACTGCAGGCGACACTGGTgggaaataaaatatatatggCTGCCATGCTGTCTAAAAATTACACCAGGGCAGACACTGTGCTGTTTCTACACTGAACCAAACAAGGAGGCTAAGACATGGGCCTTGGGGAAGTCCCATGtaactaattcgtgatgtcgataaataaCCAtgagaaaaatgcatgtgcttttcaggcaacaagtttagcaaaaagttgtttagagtcggtgaaagactaCGCTGGTGCAGCtcctcagaaagaattttgatagaaactg encodes:
- the LOC131679781 gene encoding uncharacterized protein LOC131679781, with the translated sequence MPSERKMKAKELKRRNVVEALKRMNEFLENFDPVQHQREVPLRLERLDKLTETFEMIQSEYEEFDDSEKFVTANLECRAAVEEQYFHIKAGLLSKMPQPVPVPIAQTSTAEIHPGSSGLANVKLPTITLPEFDGDFNNWLTFHDTFVSMIHSSTEISCVQKFHYLRAALKGEAANLIQSITITAANYSVAWDTLVKRYSNRSILRKKHIRALLKYPKIPNNSVDALHKIVDDFQRHTKVLQKLGEPVEHFSCILMELLEDKLDDASLHAWEESVSSDEQPTYTKMIEFLQKRTRVLETILINRPQHAHQKSASHSSGNKKPFQTRVNSNAMTEALQKPFPLCPACEKEKHSILDCSVFNGFDVKGRLKIVADKGLCKFIQRDIVAITVKAPMARGKQEIVIASAYFPGDAHHLLKSNPSISTAEA